In Leptidea sinapis chromosome 41, ilLepSina1.1, whole genome shotgun sequence, the following are encoded in one genomic region:
- the LOC126976515 gene encoding ADP-ribosylation factor 1, translating into MGNMFTNLFKGLFGKKEMRILMVGLDAAGKTTILYKLKLGEIVTTIPTIGFNVETVEYKNISFTVWDVGGQDKIRPLWRHYFQNTQGLIFVVDSNDRERIGEAREELMRMLSEDELRDAVLLIFANKQDLPNAMNAAEITDKLGLHSLRNRNWYIQATCATSGDGLYEGLDWLSNQLKNANR; encoded by the exons ATGGggaatatgtttacaaatttatttaagggCCTGTTTGGCAAAAAGGAAATGAGAATACTGATGGTTGGTCTTGATGCAGCTGGTAAAACCACAATACTGTACAAACTCAAATTAGGAGAAATTGTTACTACTATACCGACAAttg GTTTTAATGTGGAGACTGTAGAATACAAAAACATCAGTTTCACTGTATGGGATGTGGGCGGTCAAGATAAAATAAGACCACTATGGAGGCATTACTTTCAGAACACACAG GGTCTCATCTTTGTAGTAGACAGTAACGATCGGGAGCGTATCGGAGAGGCGCGAGAAGAGTTGATGAGAATGTTAAGTGAAGATGAGCTACGGGATGCTGTACTTTTGATCTTTGCAAACAAACAG gaTCTGCCAAATGCAATGAACGCAGCCGAGATAACGGACAAGCTGGGTCTGCACTCGCTCCGCAACCGCAACTGGTATATCCAGGCCACGTGCGCCACTTCCGGCGACGGCCTCTACGAGGGTCTCGACTGGCTCTCAAACCAGCTGAAGAACGCAAACCGCTAA